In Yarrowia lipolytica chromosome 1F, complete sequence, a genomic segment contains:
- a CDS encoding uncharacterized protein (Compare to YALI0F28589g, weakly similar to uniprot|Q8XU27 Ralstonia solanacearum hypothetical protein RSc3367 and uniprot|Q89QU4 Bradyrhizobium japonicum Blr3030 protein) translates to MEVFNDIANRFKLPQNKVKLIGDQYSGPPSSFRIATLAQGLIAAVAAVSLELMSTENKVATVDTLHSVAEFHSEQLLTCDGKKIPSSSLYPIGGHHKTRDGWVRIHDGYTHHIKGSYELATGKEMVSRDPKVLKAELADALLKWKAVDFETEAAKRRLPVSAVRSYSEWDEDKNVDLLDFPVTITKTGDSSVIPLNGPLALSGEKVLELNRVIAAPVCGKVLAAHGADNTWVTSPNLPTAPELDVEFTKGKRRVNLDLENEEDMKTLWDMIEETDMFIQSYAPGSLEKRLGLPLKDIHTRNKSIIVGTLSAYGLGEWHDKKGFDSLVQAASGMNVSEGEYFGLDLGVPKPCPCQVLDHAAGYFLALGLMISRLRQTHEGGSYMVEVSLAGVMAYLRKLGQSADYIDAPVLTSELLQGTDILQEEDSQFGNLSFVSHPIRIGGVELNWNMSKWDS, encoded by the coding sequence ATGGAAGTATTCAATGACATTGCAAACCGTTTCAAACTACCGCAGAACAAAGTCAAGCTGATTGGAGACCAATATTCTggtcctccatcttctttcAGGATTGCCACGCTGGCACAGGGCCTGATAGCTGCAGTAGCTGCAGTGTCGCTGGAGTTGATGTCTACAGAGAACAAGGTCGCAACTGTAGACACCTTACACAGTGTTGCAGAGTTCCATAGTGAACAACTACTTACCTGTGATGGAAAGAAGATTCCCTCCTCATCGCTATATCCAATTGGAGGACATCATAAGACGAGAGATGGGTGGGTCAGAATCCATGATGGATACACCCACCACATTAAGGGAAGCTACGAGCTAGCAACAGGAAAAGAAATGGTCTCCAGAGACCCGAAAGTATTGAAAGCAGAACTCGCTGATGCGTTGCTTAAATGGAAGGCAGTGGACTTCGAGACAGAAGCAGCTAAACGTCGTCTTCCCGTTTCAGCTGTGAGAAGCTACAGTGAGTGGGACGAGGATAAAAATGTGGACTTACTTGATTTCCCTGTAACAATCACCAAGACAGGAGACTCTTCTGTGATACCGTTGAATGGTCCACTTGCTTTGTCAGGTGAGAAGGTATTGGAACTCAACAGAGTAATTGCTGCCCCAGTTTGCGGTAAAGTACTGGCTGCCCATGGTGCAGACAACACGTGGGTCACGTCCCCCAATCTTCCCACAGCACCAGAATTGGATGTCGAGTTCACCAAGGGTAAAAGAAGAGTGAATTTGGACTTGGAGAATGAAGAAGATATGAAGACACTCTGGGATATGATCGAGGAGACGGACATGTTCATACAATCATATGCACCTGGGTCGCTGGAGAAACGTCTAGGTTTACCACTCAAGGATATTCATACAAGAAACAAGAGCATTATCGTGGGAACTCTGAGTGCATATGGACTTGGAGAATGGCATGACAAGAAAGGGTTCGATTCGCTGGTGCAGGCAGCTTCTGGAATGAATGTATCAGAGGGAGAATACTTTGGACTGGATCTAGGTGTGCCTAAACCATGTCCTTGCCAAGTGCTTGACCATGCCGCAGGTTACTTTTTGGCTCTGGGGCTTATGATCTCCCGGTTAAGACAAACACATGAAGGTGGTTCTTACATGGTAGAGGTGTCTTTAGCTGGAGTGATGGCCTACCTCAGGAAGCTGGGACAGTCCGCAGATTACATCGATGCTCCAGTTCTCACCAGCGAACTGCTCCAGGGCACCGATATTCTTCAAGAAGAGGACTCCCAGTTTGGGAACCTGTCGTTTGTTTCTCATCCCATCAGGATCGGCGGTGTGGAATTGAACTGGAATATGTCTAAGTGGGATTCCTAG
- a CDS encoding uncharacterized protein (Compare to YALI0F28611g, no similarity) produces the protein MKVQSVFVFSLAAIAAAFEAGITDADNMPVPTPVENFGEEIVDLPLVTGESVIDEATNEYEYSEGDYEGNTNEELTDYFMQDYQGDAENPEDIHKLIDHIKEKKCPKKKCLNKIVKTKTCYVTLHKLHYKTVKKPCAVPTKHLKKPVKKQPSKKQRCPNCGSTNCDGGNQCPNKGNKGNNKKQQSKKQQCPNCGSVNCDGGNQCPNKGNKGNKGNKNNNKAQRCPNCGDTSCGGCSGKNHNKCPNCGSRNCGGNC, from the coding sequence ATGAAGGTCCAGTCTGTTTTTGTCTTTTCTCTTGCTGCTATCGCCGCTGCGTTCGAGGCAGGCATCACTGATGCTGACAACATGCCCGTTCCCACCCCCGTTGAGAACTTTGGTGAAGAGATCGTTGATCTCCCTCTCGTTACTGGAGAGAGTGTCATTGACGAGGCTACCAACGAATATGAGTACAGCGAGGGCGACTATGAGGGTAACACTAACGAGGAGCTTACTGATTACTTCATGCAGGACTATCAGGGAGATGCCGAGAACCCCGAGGATATCCACAAGCTGATTGACcacatcaaggagaagaagtgccccaagaagaagtgcCTCAACAAGATTGTTAAGACTAAGACCTGCTACGTCACTCTGCACAAGCTACACTACAAGACAGTCAAGAAGCCTTGTGCCGTCCCGACCAAGCACCTCAAGAAGCCCGTGAAGAAGCAACcctccaagaagcagcGATGCCCCAACTGTGGATCCACCAACTGTGATGGCGGCAACCAATGTCCCAACAAGGGCAACAAGGGCAACAATaagaagcagcagagcaAGAAGCAGCAATGCCCCAACTGTGGTTCAGTCAACTGTGATGGCGGCAACCAGTGTCCCAATAAGGGCAATAAGGGCAACAAGGGCAACAAGAATAATAACAAGGCCCAGCGGTGTCCCAACTGTGGAGACACTAGCTGCggtggctgctctggaaaGAACCACAACAAGTGCCCCAACTGCGGTTCTCGAAATTGCGGTGGAAACTGTTAG
- a CDS encoding uncharacterized protein (Compare to YALI0F28655g, similar to uniprot|O13281 Emericella nidulans Chitin synthase D) produces MTANVTDLSQLPPSAMSDVGLASHLAARYHQGMPFATISSRTLVMINTYTPMDEQRKEPLNAFSIQIFNRMVKRGESQLVLFLGESGSGKTEFKNSILFSLLTLSNNPLSTKIKNAEFITSAFTCSKTLTSTQASRAGVVAELQYAADSTLIGASFLDYRLERSRITKVPTAERNFHVFYYLLAGISATEREYLELPDPSESRSFRYLGHQSQVKSGINDAERFTHLKGSMASLGFSRSDMANMSQILAAVLHLGQIQFKSTGNDGTSGPAVEIANPEELNLVANFLGVRTTVLENAMVYKTVMMRNDRVTLVLDQKGARESADTLARCLYAMLFSWVLEQINVLLSQTSEDDSTGDVKENTLVETSITLVDFPGFNVSPAVPTLDRLLHNAANEKFYQFVQSIYFENMTDLLESEDIVVPTAEYFDNSDIVRALFKPSLGILSVVDDYSRRDKSDSQLLDSLSKRFSKSTVVESPSSPRSFLVRHFAGEVEYGTDHLLADNAESISGDTVAVFTSDSTSPFLRQLFHTGAVHADASKDFGGEYVQASLNSQPARQPSLVRKSTRRKDANGGRRKQKARNDACGQFVSSVEALTDAFEEANPYFVICLKPNDRRIAGQFDARCVRQQIKCFGITEFTQRVKTTDVGMFIPFARFIALAKNEEQIYDDDTFEGGEDRVVSAQIVGHHGWKERDARIGLTGVFLSERAWKNMVDPSHATEHAMEDVLNRDMGLTPEDAFYYDQDGNPVVGQTGDMFRYNANGELQAKEVGEAEDDVVENVAVTGKRKFWMFIVWTLTWWVPDAAIKYIGRMKRKDVRIAWREKFAINLLIWLACGGVVLFLVGFPILICPTQHVFSTAELQSHSFDNDPKQAFTSIRGNVFDLTKFAPGHYPPIVSSSAVLKYAGKDASDIFPVQISAVCNGINGPIDDMLVMGSTNNYTDENAQYHDFRSFQNDSRPDWYMEQMKNLRINFFKGYNGITSKHIKEQAGKQRTIAYLHNNVYDLTQYVTGDMRVRAKSGESVNKDVDTQFLASEVVNLFQTYSGQDITKKWDNMQLDGNGKLDMKDCLDNLFFVGKLDTRHSVQCEFARYFLLAISIFLVAVIAFKFIAALQFSKPKKPEDLDKFYICQIPAYTEDEESLRRAIDSLARSKYDDKRKLLFVVCDGMIVGAGNDRPTPRIVLDILGVPPEVDAQALSFESLGEGNKQHNMGKVFSGLYEVGGHIVPFVVVVKVGRPTEVNRPGNRGKRDSQMVVMRFLNRVHYGLPMNPLELELYHQIQNVIGVNPAYYEYLFQVDADTQVAPDAATRMISAFLHDTRIIALCGETSLSNAKSTIVTMVQVYEYYISHNMAKAFESLFGSVTCLPGCFSMYKIVELDTGKPLFVSNAIVHNYMINRVDTLHLKNLLHLGEDRYLTTLLLKHFPMYKTKFIREAEAWTFAPDTWSVFLSQRRRWINSTVHNLMELVPMQQLCGFCCFSMRFVVLLDLMSTIVQPVLVGYIVYLIYRLASDPNNIPIASIALLGAIYGLQAIIFLMRRRWEMIGWMFIYILAIPIFSLAIPLYSFWHMDDFSWGNTRVVLGEKGKKMILSSEGKFDPAEIPMQRWEDYQAENWEEDDLHDHEQYDRRSNFDQMSSYDAYHDSPFMDEVSMHQNESKVGLLSTPDPAPVMSHNLPSNEEITEGVRDILRTADLMSVTKKSIRRSLEERFGCSLTPKRDYINFVVEAILSGEL; encoded by the exons TTCGTCTCGAACCCTGGTCATGATCAACACATACACCCCCATGGACGAGCAGCGCAAGGAACCTCTCAACGCCTTTTCCATTCAGATCTTCAACCGAATGGTCAAGCGGGGTGAGTCTCAGCTGGTTCTATTCCTAGGAGAGAGTGGTAGCGGCAAGACCGAGTTCAAGAACAGCATTCTTTTCAGTTTATTGA CACTGTCCAACAACCCCCTTTCAACGAAGATCAAAAATGCAGAATTCATCACCTCAGCATTCACCTGCTCCAAGACACTCACCTCAACCCAGGCCTCTCGAGCCGGAGTGGTGGCCGAACTCCAGTACGCCGCAGACTCCACTCTGATCGGAGCCTCCTTCCTGGACTACCGACTTGAAAGGTCTCGAATTACAAAGGTGCCTACCGCCGAAAGAAACTTCCATGTCTTCTACTACCTCCTCGCTGGTATCAGTGCAACCGAACGAGAGTATCTGGAGCTTCCTGACCCCTCTGAATCCCGATCTTTCCGATATCTCGGCCACCAGAGCCAAGTCAAGTCTGGCATCAATGATGCGGAGCGATTCACCCATCTGAAGGGTTCCATGGCCTCCCTGGGCTTCTCCAGAAGTGATATGGccaacatgtctcagatTCTGGCAGCTGTCCTGCACCTAGGTCAGATCCAGTTCAAGTCCACTGGAAACGACGGCACTAGCGGTCCTGCTGTTGAAATTGCCAACCCCGAGGAACTCAACCTGGTGGCCAACTTCCTGGGAGTGCGAACCACCGTGCTGGAAAACGCTATGGTGTACAAGACCGTGATGATGCGAAACGACCGAGTCACGCTGGTTCTTGACCAGAAGGGAGCCCGAGAGTCTGCAGACACTCTTGCCCGGTGCCTGTATGCCATGCTCTTCTCTTGGGTACTTGAGCAGATAAACGTGCTACTCTCACAGACCTCTGAGGATGACAGCACCGGGGATGTCAAGGAGAACACCCTGGTCGAGACCAGTATCACTCTTGTGGACTTCCCCGGTTTCAACGTGTCTCCTGCCGTCCCCACTCTCGACCGTCTTCTTCACAATGCCGCCAATGAAAAGTTCTACCAGTTTGTCCAGTCCATCTACTTTGAGAACATGACTGATCTGCTGGAGTCTGAGGACATCGTGGTGCCTACGGCCGAGTACTTTGACAACTCCGACATTGTGCGGGCTCTATTCAAACCTAGTTTGGGAATTCTTTCTGTTGTTGACGACTATTCCCGACGAGATAAGTCAGACAGTCAGCTTCTGGACTCGCTGAGTAAACGGTTTTCTAAGTCCACTGTTGTGGAGTCTCCCTCTTCGCCTCGATCTTTCCTGGTTCGTCATTTTGCCGGTGAGGTTGAGTATGGAACTGACCATCTTCTTGCTGACAATGCCGAGTCGATCTCTGGAGACACAGTGGCTGTGTTCACTAGTGATTCCACCTCTCCTTTCCTGCGACAGCTGTTCCACACTGGTGCTGTGCATGCCGATGCCTCCAAGGACTTTGGTGGCGAGTATGTTCAGGCTTCTCTCAACAGTCAGCCTGCTCGACAGCCCAGTTTGGTACGAAAGTCGACTCGACGAAAAGACGCCAATGGAGGCCGAAGAAAGCAAAAGGCCCGAAACGACGCCTGTGGCCAGTTTGTGTCTTCCGTCGAGGCTCTCACGGACGCGTTTGAAGAGGCCAATCCTTACTTCGTCATTTGTCTGAAACCCAACGATCGAAGAATTGCCGGTCAATTTGATGCTCGATGTGTTCGACAGCAGATCAAATGTTTTGGTATCACCGAGTTCACGCAGCGAGTCAAGACCACCGATGTGGGTATGTTCATTCCCTTTGCCCGGTTCATTGCTCTGGCTAAGAATGAGGAGCAGATCTACGATGATGATACGTTtgagggaggagaagaccgaGTTGTCAGTGCCCAGATCGTGGGTCACCACGGCTGGAAGGAGCGAGATGCTCGTATCGGTCTCACAGGAGTCTTTTTGTCTGAGAGAGCATGGAAGAATATGGTTGATCCATCCCATGCTACTGAGCACGCCATGGAGGATGTTCTGAACAGAGATATGGGTCTGACCCCTGAGGATGCTTTCTACTACGATCAGGACGGAAACCCTGTGGTTGGACAGACTGGCGACATGTTTAGATACAATGCTAACGGCGAGTTGCAAGCCAAGGAGGTTGGCGAGGCCGAGGATGACGTTGTGGAGAATGTAGCAGTGACTGGAAAGCGAAAGTTCTGGATGTTCATTGTTTGGACACTTACCTGGTGGGTTCCTGATGCAGCCATCAAGTATATTGGTCGAATGAAGCGAAAAGACGTTCGAATTGCATGGAGAGAAAAGTTTGCCATCAACTTGCTCATCTGGCTGGCTTGCGGCGGTGTTGTTCTTTTCCTCGTCGGTTTCCCCATTCTCATCTGTCCCACTCAGcatgtcttctccactGCAGAGCTGCAGTCTCATTCCTTTGACAATGATCCCAAACAGGCCTTTACCTCCATTCGAGGCAATGTGTTTGACCTTACAAAGTTTGCTCCTGGTCATTATCCTCCCATTGTTTCTTCCTCTGCTGTTCTCAAGTACGCCGGTAAGGATGCCTCTGACATTTTCCCCGTTCAGATCTCTGCCGTGTGCAATGGTATAAATGGCCCCATTGATGACATGCTCGTCATGGgctccaccaacaactATACCGATGAGAACGCCCAGTACCACGACTTCCGATCGTTCCAAAACGACTCTCGACCCGACTGGTACATGGAACAGATGAAAAACCTGCGaatcaacttcttcaaggGCTACAACGGTATCACTTCCAAGCATATCAAGGAGCAAGCCGGTAAGCAGCGAACCATTGCCTACTTGCACAACAACGTATACGACCTTACCCAGTATGTAACTGGAGATATGCGAGTTCGAGCCAAATCCGGCGAGTCTGTCAACAAGGACGTCGACACTCAGTTCCTTGCTAGTGAGGTTGTCAATCTGTTCCAGACCTACTCTGGCCAGGATATAACCAAGAAGTGGGACAACATGCAGCTTGATGGAAATGGAAAACTCGATATGAAGGACTGTCTTGACAACCTGTTCTTTGTTGGCAAGCTCGACACTCGACACTCTGTGCAGTGTGAGTTCGCCCGTTACTTCCTGCTGGCAATTTCCATTTTCCTTGTTGCCGTCATTGCCTTCAAGTTTATTGCCGCACTCCAATtctccaagcccaagaagcccgAGGATCTGGACAAGTTCTACATTTGCCAGATCCCCGCCTACactgaggacgaggagtcTTTGCGACGAGCCATTGACTCGCTTGCCCGTTCCAAGTACGACGATAAGCGAAAGCTActgtttgttgtttgtgaTGGTATGATTGTCGGTGCTGGTAACGATCGACCCACTCCTCGAATTGTGCTTGATATTCTCGGTGTTCCTCCGGAGGTCGATGCTCAGGCCCTATCGTTTGAGTCGCTCGGTGAGGGCAACAAGCAGCACAACATGGGTAAGGTGTTCAGTGGTCTTTACGAAGTCGGAGGCCATATCGTGCcctttgttgttgtcgtcaAGGTTGGTCGACCTACCGAGGTGAACCGACCCGGTAATCGAGGTAAGCGAGACTCCCAGATGGTTGTCATGCGGTTCCTCAACCGAGTTCACTACGGTCTTCCCATGAACCCTCTAGAGCTTGAGCTGTACCACCAGATCCAGAATGTCATTGGTGTCAACCCTGCTTATTACGAGTACCTGTTCCAGGTCGATGCCGATACCCAGGTTGCTCCCGATGCTGCTACTCGAATGATCTCCGCCTTTCTTCACGACACTCGTATCATTGCTCTATGTGGTGAGACTTCGCTGTCGAACGCGAAGTCTACCATTGTCACCATGGTGCAGGTCTACGAGTACTACATTTCGCATAATATGGCGAAGGCATTTGAGTCCCTGTTTGGAAGTGTCACATGTCTGCCTGGTTGTTTCTCCATGTACAAGATTGTTGAACTTGACACAGGAAAgcctctgtttgtgtccaacGCCATTGTTCACAACTATATGATCAACCGAGTCGACACTCTGCATCTTAAGAACCTGCTGCATCTCGGAGAGGATCGATACTTGACcactctgctgctcaagcacTTCCCCATGTACAAGACTAAGTTCATTCGAGAGGCCGAGGCCTGGACCTTTGCTCCAGATACCTGGTCCGTCTTCCTGTCtcagcgacgacgatggATCAACTCCACTGTCCACAATCTGATGGAGCTGGTGCCCATGCAGCAGCTGTGTGGTTTCTGCTGTTTCTCCATGCGAtttgtggttcttctggatctcatGTCGACCATTGTGCAGCCCGTGCTGGTTGGCTACATTGTCTACCTCATCTACCGACTGGCCAGTGACCCCAACAACATTCCCATTGCATCCATTGCTCTCCTTGGAGCCATCTACGGTCTGCAGGCGATCATTTTCTTGATGCGACGACGATGGGAAATGATTGGATGGATGTTCATTTACATCCTCGCCATTCCTATCTTCTCCCTTGCCATCCCACTGTACTCTTTCTGGCACATGGATGATTTCTCTTGGGGTAACACTCGTGTTGTTCTCGGAGAGAAGGGTAAGAAGATGATTCTTAGCTCCGAGGGAAAGTTTGACCCTGCTGAGATTCCCATGCAGCGATGGGAGGACTACCAGGCCGAAAActgggaggaggatgatCTGCACGACCATGAGCAGTACGACCGACGGTCTAACTTTGACCAGATGTCGTCCTACGATGCTTACCATGACTCTCCTTTCATGGACGAAGTGTCAATGCATCAGAACGAGTCCAAGGTGGGTCTGTTGTCCACTCCGGATCCTGCCCCCGTCATGTCCCACAACCTGCCTTCCAATGAAGAAATCACTGAAGGTGTTCGAGATATCCTACGAACAGCTGATCTCATGTCCGTCACCAAGAAGAGTATCCGACGGtcgctggaggagagatTTGGCTGTTCGCTTACCCCCAAGAGAGACTACATCAACTTTGTGGTTGAGGCCATCCTCTCTGGCGAACTATAA
- a CDS encoding uncharacterized protein (Compare to YALI0F28633g, some similarities with uniprot|Q6C8I4 Yarrowia lipolytica YALI0D19360g): MDIFLQTLLGSVMLNQHVDEESSYYEFFSGWISRNQHKWGVMTTRAYQNAVGRSEEYLLTTHRRTEKKLQLEISERSLPWLVLASHVLLGFTTDAAQISELMVFCGFRRVHEKVIKSIVEWSTYPSRLNMGDTSQEYTITAFENLQKAFSEGDGSESIGWRRLGYQKLMWKTIYQHHLSTPDLNPMFNTAGIIFYGLISLDDDRYAVLFIDAVTEALQFSRQFSANNEIELAQHIADTIAAYMKEYGHPWYFILLNPLRGWLHSTMSKALGMLTEPSACQFIAPRQLTANLKLVPTKVEALLSSIQQMLQDESIMKEYPPFSLVEYDGPWPLVFVENLHWSQHQLSSTHPNVFEQVSKNNPELKFAKELRVVDLPSLETGEISHDSFELLKCQAPSGVGQNEGITDNAGLQDELLDRNFASLMKRSNEFNIVPGRDYQTSPVDYISRKMVLHIWQCFKLRETMATNGQTRMLDFDDLVHVLSRGHDVYKVINHEEALWQSKGVEIAHGLDDCILIFIGADSAIQQVTWWEEGRLGWDVFSQESMVSFLPKTVEEAVEEGGRRDAPIQLSESDDEDPVNAKDTMSTPTQRRSRRVREQEVGSAETEEPNGYDFDSSSEDDLERTVSDPALPAQAQRRTSTQVPAHLRGLYDSIDPAMREGLYNKKHPLIRNLVKLIPKLSDRNMTEDSRPFSYDIREALGLAEGDNDVETNGN, encoded by the coding sequence ATGGACATCTTTCTACAGACCCTGTTGGGTTCTGTCATGCTCAACCAGCATGTAGACGAAGAAAGCTCATACTACGAGTTTTTCAGTGGGTGGATCTCTCGAAACCAACACAAGTGGGGGGTCATGACCACCAGAGCGTATCAGAACGCAGTGGGAAGATCGGAGGAATATCTGCTGACAACCCATAGACGTACCGAGAAGAAATTACAGCTCGAAATTTCGGAACGGTCCTTACCATGGCTGGTTTTAGCATCTCATGTGCTCTTGGGGTTCACGACAGACGCAGCCCAGATCTCAGAACTGATGGTCTTCTGTGGGTTCAGGAGAGTACACGAGAAGGTTATTAAATCAATTGTCGAATGGTCGACGTATCCTTCACGCCTGAACATGGGCGACACATCCCAGGAGTACACAATTACGGCATTTGAGAATCTACAGAAAGCATTCTCAGAGGGTGACGGTAGTGAAAGCATAGGATGGAGGCGACTGGGATACCAGAAGCTCATGTGGAAGACGATATATCAACATCATCTATCGACGCCTGATCTCAACCCCATGTTTAACACCGCTGGCATTATTTTCTATGGTCTGATTTCGCTGGATGATGACCGGTATGCAGTGCTATTCATCGATGCAGTGACTGAAGCATTGCAGTTCTCACGACAATTCAGCGCCAACAACGAAATTGAACTAGCTCAGCATATTGCTGATACCATCGCTGCATACATGAAGGAGTACGGCCATCCCTGGTACTTTATTTTGCTCAACCCTTTGCGAGGCTGGCTACACTCAACCATGTCGAAGGCACTTGGCATGCTAACTGAGCCCTCAGCTTGTCAATTCATTGCTCCTCGACAGCTCACCGCCAATTTGAAACTGGTCCCCACAAAAGTAGAAGCTCTTCTGTCCTCCATCCAGCAGATGCTGCAAGATGAAAGCATCATGAAGGAATACCCGCCGTTCAGTCTGGTCGAATACGACGGCCCATGGCCTTTGGTGTTTGTTGAGAATCTGCATTGGAGCCAGCATCAACTGAGCAGCACACATCCTAATGTCTTTGAACAGGTTTCCAAGAACAACCCCGAATTGAAGTTCGCCAAGGAACTGCGGGTCGTAGACTTGCCCAGTTTGGAAACAGGTGAAATTAGCCATGACAGTTTCGAACTACTAAAATGCCAGGCACCTAGTGGTGTCGGACAGAATGAGGGCATTACTGACAACGCTGGACTGCAGGATGAGCTGTTGGATAGGAACTTTGCATCTCTCATGAAACGTTCAAATGAGTTCAATATTGTACCTGGGAGGGACTATCAGACTTCACCAGTAGATTACATTTCCAGAAAGATGGTTCTGCACATCTGGCAATGTTTCAAGCTTCGAGAGACCATGGCTACCAACGGACAAACGCGAATGTTGGATTTTGACGACCTGGTTCACGTGCTTTCTCGTGGCCATGATGTCTATAAGGTGATTAATCATGAGGAGGCACTGTGGCAGTCCAAAGGAGTCGAGATTGCCCATGGGTTGGATGATTGCATTCTCATATTTATTGGAGCTGACTCGGCCATTCAACAAGTAACATGGTGGGAAGAAGGACGTCTGGGCTGGGATGTTTTTTCTCAGGAATCAATGGTGAGTTTCCTGCCCAAGACTGTGGAAGAAGCCGTTGAAGAAGGCGGGAGACGTGATGCCCCTATTCAGCTGTCTGAGTCAGATGATGAGGACCCTGTCAATGCTAAAGATACGATGAGCACCCCCACTCAGCGACGAAGCCGGAGAGTTAGAGAACAGGAAGTTGGTTCGGCGGAAACTGAGGAACCCAATGGGTATGATTTCGATTCATCTTCTGAAGACGACCTCGAGAGGACCGTATCTGACCCTGCGCTGCCTGCGCAAGCCCAGCGACGCACGTCCACCCAAGTCCCTGCTCATCTCAGAGGCCTCTATGACAGCATTGACCCTGCTATGAGAGAAGGCCTTTACAACAAGAAGCATCCCCTTATTAGAAATCTTGTCAAGCTGATTCCCAAACTATCGGACCGAAATATGACGGAAGACTCAAGGCCATTTTCATACGATATCAGAGAGGCGTTGGGCCTTGCTGAGGGGGATAATGATGTTGAGACGAACGGAAACTGA